One genomic region from Streptomyces sp. NBC_01304 encodes:
- a CDS encoding LysR family transcriptional regulator, which translates to MQFQQLQYFVAVAETRHFTRAAEQVHVAQPSLSQQIRALERELGTELFSRARGNIALTDAGEALLPLARRILADADTARLEVQELAQLRAGRVRLGATPSLCTGLLPEVLRAFHDRYPGVRLEIEEGGSHDLVRELARGALDLALVVLPLPSPSPALTTVELLREDLVVVSSPDEPAPGGGRASVRIADLQGERLVMFRHGYDLRELTVAACRGAGFEPVFAVEGGEMDAVLGFVRAGLGIAVVPQMVAERAGPGLRVSPLTRPGLHRTIALAHRSDVAPPRAARELQSMLLKPVAGPAKGSGTVAESRPGRTRAARPRR; encoded by the coding sequence ATGCAATTCCAGCAGCTGCAGTACTTCGTGGCGGTCGCCGAGACCCGGCACTTCACCCGCGCCGCCGAGCAGGTGCACGTCGCCCAGCCCTCCCTGTCGCAGCAGATCAGGGCCCTCGAACGGGAGCTGGGCACCGAGCTGTTCAGCCGCGCCCGGGGCAACATCGCGCTCACCGACGCGGGCGAGGCACTGCTGCCGCTGGCCCGCCGGATCCTCGCCGACGCGGACACGGCCCGCCTGGAGGTGCAGGAGCTGGCGCAGCTGCGGGCGGGGCGGGTGCGGCTCGGTGCGACGCCGAGCCTGTGCACGGGGCTCCTCCCCGAGGTGCTGCGCGCCTTCCACGACCGCTATCCGGGGGTCCGGCTCGAGATCGAGGAGGGCGGCTCGCACGATCTCGTACGCGAACTCGCCCGCGGCGCCCTGGACCTGGCGCTCGTCGTGCTGCCGCTGCCCTCCCCCTCCCCCGCCCTGACGACGGTCGAGCTGCTGCGCGAGGACCTGGTGGTGGTGTCGTCCCCGGACGAGCCGGCGCCGGGCGGCGGCCGCGCCTCCGTCCGCATCGCCGATCTGCAGGGCGAGCGCCTTGTGATGTTCCGGCACGGCTACGACCTGCGCGAACTCACGGTCGCCGCCTGCCGAGGCGCGGGCTTCGAGCCGGTGTTCGCGGTGGAGGGCGGCGAGATGGACGCGGTGCTCGGCTTCGTGCGGGCCGGGCTCGGCATCGCCGTGGTGCCGCAGATGGTCGCGGAGCGGGCGGGCCCGGGGCTCCGCGTCTCGCCGCTGACCCGACCGGGCCTGCACCGCACGATCGCGCTCGCGCACCGCAGCGATGTGGCGCCGCCGCGGGCCGCACGGGAGCTGCAGTCGATGCTGCTCAAGCCGGTCGCGGGCCCCGCGAAGGGCTCGGGTACAGTGGCCGAATCACGACCCGGACGTACCCGGGCCGCACGACCGAGGAGGTGA
- a CDS encoding putative protein N(5)-glutamine methyltransferase, producing MSVTPSPLTASSSALSHAALTVRLRAAGCVFAEDEADLLLATARTPGELAAMAERRALGLPLEHVLGWAEFRGLRIEVDPGVFVPRRRTEFLIDRATTLAAPDAVVVDLCCGSGALGAALVSSLGRAELYAADLDPAAVACARRNVAGLGGRVFEGDLYAPLPASLRGRVGILLANVPYVPTSEVAFLPPEARDHEAQLALDGGSDGLDVLRRVTAEAAHWLAPGGHLLFETSEQQAGLAADIVAGDGLVPRIETCEDLYATVITGTRPN from the coding sequence ATGTCGGTCACCCCGTCACCGCTCACCGCTTCTTCGTCCGCGCTCAGCCATGCCGCCCTCACCGTCCGGCTGCGCGCCGCGGGCTGCGTATTCGCCGAGGACGAGGCGGATCTCCTCCTCGCCACCGCCCGCACGCCCGGGGAACTCGCCGCCATGGCGGAGCGCCGCGCCCTCGGCCTCCCCCTCGAACACGTCCTGGGCTGGGCGGAGTTCCGCGGCCTGCGCATCGAGGTGGACCCCGGCGTCTTCGTCCCGCGCCGCCGCACCGAGTTCCTCATCGACCGGGCCACCACCCTCGCCGCCCCGGACGCCGTCGTCGTCGACCTGTGCTGCGGCTCGGGCGCACTGGGCGCGGCCCTGGTCTCCTCGCTCGGCCGCGCCGAGCTGTACGCGGCCGACCTCGACCCGGCGGCGGTGGCCTGCGCCCGGCGCAATGTGGCGGGGCTCGGCGGCCGGGTCTTCGAGGGCGACCTGTACGCCCCGCTGCCCGCGTCGCTGCGCGGGCGGGTCGGCATACTCCTCGCCAACGTTCCGTACGTCCCCACGTCGGAGGTCGCGTTCCTGCCCCCGGAGGCCCGCGACCACGAGGCTCAACTGGCCCTGGACGGCGGCTCGGACGGCCTCGACGTCCTGCGCCGGGTCACGGCGGAGGCGGCGCACTGGCTGGCACCGGGCGGCCATCTCCTGTTCGAGACGAGCGAACAGCAGGCGGGGCTCGCGGCGGACATCGTGGCGGGCGACGGCCTCGTACCGCGGATCGAGACCTGCGAGGACCTCTACGCGACAGTGATCACGGGGACACGCCCCAACTGA
- a CDS encoding putative bifunctional diguanylate cyclase/phosphodiesterase, translating into MSPEPDGPEGRLRRFATIWSRAVFPVTATSMTRPEFEELLLPLARRLRDALAERAFDAAAGQAVGQALVELHCTDPEALSATLDVVESYLVLYCGDLGTHDGERGAVGDDAAAARLKEGLRARSSRLQHAVAAGFAGALRRRTLAEQESISQAALNARHTVAEALHVSEAKFRAIFEGAAIGIGIAKLDGTILQVNDTLMRMFRGDMDNHLMRRNVSDWTHPDDAPHVWRLYEELVTGVREHYSVEKPYYRSDGTVLWTNLTVSLLRDADGEPQYQLALMEDTTERRLLNLRLRYEATHDALTGLPNRTLFFERLEKALAAGDGMRFGLCYLDLDGFKTINDSLGHAAGDRLLVEVADRLQACATAPGEMVARLGGDEFVALTTGLDTRREVDELAGRILSVLSIPIRIEGRELTVRGSIGIVEGPAGEQSAAEVLRSADITMYRAKSAGGNRFELADPEVDARTITRHGLTTALPTALDRGEFFIEYQPLVHLADGSVSGAEALVRWSHPQHGLIGPDRFIPLAEHTGLIVPLGRWVLGEAVRQAQEWQSQYGADSPLRINVNLSPCQLHHPHLVADTVETLERVGLDPTALCLEVTESALIGADDDLLKPLRRLAEMGVGIALDDFGTGYSNLANLRRLPVSVLKLDRSFTQGMQHYPADPVDLKIVEGIVSLAHSLDLSVTVEGVETGAQAEQLRELGCDTAQGWYYARPGPADRLHSLALVDAVG; encoded by the coding sequence GTGAGCCCGGAGCCGGACGGCCCAGAGGGAAGACTGCGCAGGTTCGCCACCATATGGAGCCGCGCGGTCTTCCCCGTCACCGCGACGTCCATGACCCGCCCCGAGTTCGAGGAGCTCCTGCTGCCGCTGGCCAGGCGGCTGCGGGACGCCCTCGCGGAGCGGGCCTTCGACGCGGCCGCGGGGCAGGCGGTGGGGCAGGCGCTCGTCGAGCTGCACTGCACGGACCCGGAGGCGCTCAGCGCCACCCTCGACGTCGTCGAGTCCTATCTGGTGCTGTACTGCGGCGACCTGGGCACGCACGACGGCGAACGCGGCGCGGTGGGCGACGACGCGGCGGCCGCCCGGCTCAAGGAGGGCCTCAGGGCCCGCAGTTCGCGGCTGCAGCACGCCGTCGCGGCGGGCTTCGCCGGGGCGTTGCGCCGGCGCACCCTGGCCGAGCAGGAGTCCATCTCGCAGGCGGCGCTGAACGCCCGGCACACGGTGGCCGAGGCCCTGCACGTCAGCGAGGCCAAGTTCCGCGCCATCTTCGAGGGCGCGGCCATCGGCATCGGCATCGCGAAGCTCGACGGCACCATCCTGCAGGTCAACGACACGCTGATGCGGATGTTCCGCGGCGACATGGACAACCACCTCATGCGCCGCAACGTCAGCGACTGGACGCACCCCGACGACGCCCCCCATGTGTGGCGGCTCTACGAGGAGTTGGTCACCGGTGTGCGCGAGCACTACAGCGTCGAGAAGCCGTACTACCGCAGTGACGGCACGGTTCTGTGGACCAACCTGACCGTCTCGCTCCTGCGCGACGCCGACGGCGAGCCGCAGTACCAACTGGCGCTGATGGAGGACACCACCGAGCGCCGGCTGCTCAACCTGCGGCTGCGCTACGAGGCCACGCACGACGCACTCACCGGACTGCCCAACCGGACGCTGTTCTTCGAGCGCCTGGAGAAGGCCCTGGCCGCGGGCGACGGCATGCGGTTCGGCCTGTGCTACCTCGACCTGGACGGCTTCAAGACCATCAACGACAGCCTCGGCCACGCCGCCGGGGACCGCCTGCTCGTGGAGGTCGCCGACCGGCTGCAGGCCTGCGCCACCGCACCCGGCGAGATGGTCGCACGGCTCGGCGGCGACGAGTTCGTCGCGCTCACCACCGGCCTGGACACCCGGCGCGAGGTGGACGAGCTGGCCGGGCGGATCCTCAGCGTCCTGTCCATCCCGATCCGCATCGAGGGCCGCGAGCTCACGGTGCGCGGCTCGATCGGCATCGTGGAGGGCCCGGCCGGCGAGCAGTCGGCGGCGGAGGTGCTGCGCAGCGCCGACATCACGATGTACCGCGCCAAGTCCGCGGGCGGCAACCGCTTCGAGCTCGCCGACCCCGAGGTCGACGCCCGCACCATCACCCGGCACGGCCTCACCACGGCACTGCCCACCGCGCTCGACCGGGGCGAGTTCTTCATCGAGTACCAGCCACTCGTGCATCTCGCCGACGGCAGCGTCAGCGGGGCGGAGGCGCTGGTGCGCTGGTCGCATCCGCAGCACGGCCTGATCGGCCCCGACCGGTTCATCCCGCTCGCCGAGCACACCGGGCTGATCGTGCCGCTCGGGCGGTGGGTCCTCGGTGAGGCGGTGCGGCAGGCGCAGGAGTGGCAGTCGCAGTACGGGGCCGACTCGCCCCTGCGGATCAATGTGAACCTCTCGCCGTGCCAGCTGCACCATCCGCACCTGGTGGCCGACACCGTGGAGACCCTGGAGCGGGTCGGGCTCGATCCGACCGCGCTGTGCCTGGAGGTGACCGAGTCGGCGCTGATCGGGGCCGATGACGATCTGCTCAAGCCGTTGCGCCGGCTCGCCGAGATGGGGGTGGGGATCGCGCTCGACGACTTCGGGACGGGGTATTCGAATCTCGCCAATCTGCGGCGGTTGCCGGTGAGTGTGCTGAAACTGGACCGGTCCTTCACGCAGGGCATGCAGCACTATCCGGCAGACCCGGTCGATCTGAAGATCGTCGAGGGGATCGTGTCCCTCGCGCACAGTCTGGATCTGTCGGTGACCGTGGAGGGGGTGGAGACCGGGGCGCAGGCCGAGCAGTTGCGGGAGTTGGGCTGTGACACGGCTCAGGGCTGGTACTACGCCCGGCCGGGGCCTGCGGATCGGTTGCACTCGCTGGCGTTGGTGGATGCGGTGGGGTGA
- a CDS encoding SAM-dependent methyltransferase, whose translation MERPAWAPRGIDISVPSVSRIYDYYLGGSHNFESDREAARKAMEFMPGLPKIMQTNRAFMRRAVRFAVDQGVTQFLDIGSGIPTFGNVHEVAQAAHPGARVVYVDHDPVAVAHSEAVLAGQSDAAVVAGDLRKPHEILAAPQVGELLDLDRPVALLLVAVLHFLTDADDPYRAVGELRDALAPGSLLICTHASFDGIPLPTEQAQGTVGVYEDIRNPLVMRSRDEVARFFEGYEMVEPGLVPPPNWRPETPTDQEDPFAFAGYAGVGRTA comes from the coding sequence ATGGAGCGCCCCGCCTGGGCCCCTCGCGGCATCGACATCTCGGTGCCCAGTGTGTCCCGAATTTACGACTACTACCTGGGCGGTTCGCACAACTTCGAGTCGGATCGGGAAGCCGCCCGCAAGGCCATGGAATTCATGCCGGGCCTGCCGAAGATCATGCAGACGAACCGCGCCTTCATGCGCAGGGCCGTCCGCTTCGCCGTCGACCAGGGCGTCACGCAGTTCCTGGACATCGGCTCCGGCATCCCGACTTTCGGAAATGTTCATGAAGTCGCGCAGGCCGCGCATCCCGGCGCCCGCGTGGTGTACGTCGACCACGACCCGGTCGCCGTGGCGCACAGCGAGGCCGTGCTCGCGGGACAGAGCGATGCCGCCGTGGTGGCCGGCGACCTGAGGAAGCCCCACGAGATCCTTGCCGCCCCCCAGGTCGGCGAACTCCTCGACCTGGACCGGCCGGTGGCGCTGCTCCTGGTCGCGGTGCTGCACTTCCTCACCGACGCCGACGATCCCTACCGGGCCGTCGGCGAGCTGCGGGACGCGCTCGCGCCCGGCAGCCTGCTCATCTGCACCCATGCCTCGTTCGACGGCATCCCGCTGCCCACCGAGCAGGCCCAGGGCACCGTCGGGGTGTACGAGGACATCCGCAATCCGCTGGTCATGCGCTCGCGCGACGAGGTCGCGCGGTTCTTCGAGGGGTACGAGATGGTGGAGCCCGGCCTTGTTCCTCCGCCGAACTGGCGGCCCGAGACGCCCACGGACCAGGAGGACCCGTTCGCCTTCGCCGGCTATGCGGGTGTGGGGCGCACAGCGTGA
- a CDS encoding SCO0930 family lipoprotein, with protein MNTWRSASIAVTAAALLALTTACGQEKGSDAPDGQSVGNAAPAQDGYGSGDGYGSDSGSDAGAGAAKAAGQLAVWDSKELGKVVTDSAGFTLYRFDKDTAKPPKSNCAGDCAKTWPVALAEGAKAAPGVDAALIGSVTRDDGSKQLTIAGWPMYRYAEDKKPGDANGQGVGGTWFAAAPDGKKAAPGQSGDAGDGEAADLAGLSTRKDPKLGEIIVDKNGMTVYRFKKDSAWPMKSACVGECLDNWPVVEPVDKNDTEGIIKKGFVTFNRPDGIKQQSINCWPVYTFSGDKKPGDTNGQGVGGTWYAVSPQAKLVGAPK; from the coding sequence ATGAACACCTGGCGGAGCGCTTCGATCGCGGTGACGGCTGCGGCCCTGTTGGCGCTGACGACGGCGTGCGGTCAGGAGAAGGGATCGGACGCACCGGACGGTCAGTCCGTGGGCAACGCGGCCCCCGCGCAGGACGGCTACGGCTCGGGCGACGGATACGGCTCCGACTCCGGATCCGACGCGGGGGCCGGCGCGGCGAAGGCCGCGGGGCAGCTGGCGGTGTGGGACAGCAAGGAGCTCGGCAAGGTCGTGACGGACAGCGCCGGGTTCACCCTGTACCGCTTCGACAAGGACACCGCGAAGCCGCCCAAGTCGAACTGCGCCGGCGACTGCGCGAAGACCTGGCCCGTGGCGCTCGCCGAAGGAGCGAAGGCCGCCCCCGGTGTGGACGCCGCGCTGATCGGCTCGGTCACCCGCGACGACGGCAGCAAGCAACTCACCATCGCGGGCTGGCCGATGTACCGGTACGCCGAGGACAAGAAGCCCGGCGACGCCAATGGACAGGGCGTGGGCGGCACTTGGTTCGCCGCCGCCCCCGACGGCAAGAAGGCCGCCCCGGGACAGTCCGGCGACGCGGGAGACGGCGAAGCGGCCGACCTGGCCGGTCTTTCGACCCGCAAGGACCCGAAGCTGGGCGAGATCATCGTCGACAAGAACGGAATGACCGTCTACCGGTTCAAGAAGGACTCCGCCTGGCCGATGAAGTCCGCGTGTGTCGGTGAATGCCTCGACAACTGGCCCGTCGTGGAACCGGTCGACAAGAACGACACCGAGGGAATCATCAAGAAGGGATTCGTCACCTTCAACCGGCCCGACGGAATCAAGCAGCAGAGCATCAACTGCTGGCCGGTCTACACCTTCTCCGGCGACAAGAAGCCCGGAGACACCAACGGCCAAGGCGTGGGCGGCACCTGGTACGCCGTGTCCCCGCAGGCAAAGCTGGTCGGCGCGCCCAAGTAG
- a CDS encoding alpha/beta hydrolase-fold protein — MQQVSWAAGPLDWSLVDGAVPVVLKILGCASLAFLVISRRRRWWTLWLPIGVVVTALLTILVKVIVNDWWKPFPDDLPTEIMFWIGILFLGLVLAVLRMPFLRWRGRAGALLAGLLTAVFAMNQANIFYDNYPTVRTMLGPQNTVSLKDATGTGKEGVVDVPEGKTLSEVWKAPAGMPGKGTVSKTAIPGTRSGFKAQDAYVYLPPAYQANPRPQLPVLVLMAGQPGAPENWITSGQLPDIMDSFAAQHQGLAPVVVVADQLGTPFKDPLCMDSRLGKIQTYLAEDVPAWITGHLQTATDRKQWAISGLSNGGTCSLQMAVNAPQRYGAFLDISGEAEPTNGSLQNTVKQTFGGDEAAYRKVNPLDVMARTKFPDTAGMFVAGTDDNPYRAQAHQVYEAAKKAGMQAQLMELPGNHSWQVWRPGFQNNVPWLARTMGLIR; from the coding sequence GTGCAGCAGGTGTCCTGGGCGGCCGGGCCGCTCGACTGGTCGCTGGTCGACGGCGCCGTCCCGGTCGTCCTGAAGATCCTGGGCTGCGCCTCGCTGGCGTTCCTGGTCATCTCCCGCAGGCGCCGTTGGTGGACGCTCTGGCTGCCGATCGGCGTCGTGGTGACGGCACTCCTGACGATCCTGGTGAAGGTGATCGTCAACGACTGGTGGAAGCCGTTCCCCGACGATCTGCCGACCGAGATCATGTTCTGGATCGGCATCCTGTTCCTCGGCCTGGTCCTGGCCGTGCTGCGGATGCCGTTCCTGCGCTGGCGCGGCCGCGCGGGCGCCCTGCTCGCGGGCCTGCTGACCGCGGTGTTCGCGATGAACCAGGCCAACATCTTCTACGACAACTATCCGACCGTACGCACCATGCTGGGCCCCCAGAACACCGTGAGCCTGAAGGACGCGACGGGCACCGGCAAGGAGGGCGTCGTCGACGTCCCCGAGGGCAAGACGCTGTCGGAGGTGTGGAAGGCGCCGGCCGGCATGCCGGGCAAGGGCACCGTCTCCAAGACCGCGATCCCCGGCACCAGGTCGGGCTTCAAGGCGCAGGACGCGTACGTCTACCTGCCGCCCGCCTACCAGGCGAATCCGCGGCCGCAGCTTCCCGTCCTGGTCCTGATGGCGGGCCAGCCGGGCGCTCCCGAGAACTGGATCACCTCGGGCCAGCTGCCCGACATCATGGATTCGTTCGCCGCACAGCATCAGGGCCTCGCCCCGGTGGTGGTGGTCGCCGACCAGCTGGGTACCCCGTTCAAGGACCCGCTGTGCATGGACTCGCGGCTCGGAAAGATCCAGACGTATCTCGCCGAGGACGTGCCGGCCTGGATCACCGGCCATCTGCAGACGGCCACCGACCGCAAGCAGTGGGCGATCTCGGGCCTGTCCAACGGCGGCACCTGCTCGCTGCAGATGGCGGTCAACGCCCCGCAGCGGTACGGCGCCTTCCTCGACATCTCCGGCGAGGCCGAGCCGACCAACGGCAGCCTGCAGAACACCGTCAAGCAGACGTTCGGCGGTGACGAGGCGGCGTACCGGAAGGTCAACCCGCTGGATGTGATGGCCCGCACCAAGTTCCCGGACACCGCGGGCATGTTCGTGGCGGGCACCGACGACAACCCGTACCGGGCACAGGCGCACCAGGTGTACGAGGCCGCGAAGAAGGCCGGCATGCAGGCCCAGCTCATGGAGCTGCCCGGCAATCACAGCTGGCAGGTGTGGCGCCCCGGCTTCCAGAACAACGTGCCCTGGCTGGCCCGCACCATGGGCCTGATCCGCTGA
- a CDS encoding class F sortase, with amino-acid sequence MPSSHPEQEEEPQKKRAPWGVIALVLLTGLALIRNGSGEFAVGPPQPASAAAADSRLLDMAQHGTRLAEPLPFSLAERVKIPAIQVDAPIQPVGLDAEGWVDAPPAEAPNLAGWFTGAVSPGEKGTAVVVGHVDNMQGPAVFYGLGALKKGNRVEVTRKDGRTAVFEIYGVEVFEKANFPGTKVYGSTGAPELRVITCGGGFNKKDGYDGNVVAFARLISTR; translated from the coding sequence ATGCCTTCGTCGCACCCGGAGCAGGAGGAGGAACCGCAGAAGAAGCGGGCACCTTGGGGTGTCATAGCGCTTGTTCTGCTCACCGGTCTCGCCCTGATCCGCAATGGCTCCGGTGAATTCGCCGTGGGTCCCCCGCAGCCCGCGTCGGCCGCCGCGGCCGACAGCCGTCTCCTGGACATGGCCCAGCACGGCACGCGGCTCGCCGAGCCGCTGCCGTTCTCGCTGGCCGAGCGGGTCAAGATCCCGGCGATCCAGGTGGACGCCCCGATCCAGCCCGTGGGCCTGGACGCGGAGGGCTGGGTGGACGCGCCACCGGCCGAGGCACCGAATCTGGCCGGCTGGTTCACCGGTGCCGTGTCGCCGGGCGAGAAGGGCACGGCCGTCGTGGTCGGCCACGTCGACAACATGCAGGGCCCCGCGGTCTTTTACGGCCTGGGCGCGCTGAAGAAGGGCAATCGCGTCGAGGTGACGCGCAAGGACGGACGTACCGCCGTATTCGAGATCTACGGCGTCGAGGTGTTCGAGAAGGCCAATTTCCCCGGCACCAAGGTCTACGGATCCACCGGTGCACCGGAATTGCGGGTCATCACCTGCGGCGGCGGATTCAACAAGAAGGACGGCTACGACGGGAACGTCGTGGCCTTCGCCCGCCTGATCAGCACACGCTGA
- a CDS encoding polysaccharide deacetylase family protein translates to MKNDESLSGRRALLRGAAGAAAVFGLGAVSGCGSSATPARPVPGAAGARAARPMKPSAYRLQPMGAAGPQRVTATQLPVRSRPILRLKGGGRSMVLTFDDGPDPRYTPGILRTLRKHDVRAMFFLCGEMVDAFPHLVQAIVDDGHVVGNHTWSHPQLTRMSRAAVRDEIVRTSEAIEEVTGESPQWFRAPYGAWNRAAFEVGAELGMEPLAWTVDSLDWTEPGTGTIIRNVMAGAGPGVVVLSHDAGGNRSQSVRALGTYLPELLDSGYRISLPRRRAM, encoded by the coding sequence ATGAAAAACGACGAATCGCTTTCGGGGCGTCGCGCACTGCTGCGCGGCGCCGCCGGAGCTGCCGCTGTGTTCGGTCTCGGCGCCGTCTCCGGGTGCGGCAGCTCCGCCACTCCCGCCCGGCCCGTCCCGGGCGCGGCCGGCGCCCGGGCCGCCCGCCCCATGAAACCGTCCGCGTACCGCCTCCAGCCGATGGGCGCCGCGGGCCCGCAGCGTGTCACGGCCACCCAGCTGCCCGTCCGCAGCCGGCCCATCCTGCGCCTCAAGGGCGGTGGGCGCAGCATGGTGCTCACCTTCGACGACGGACCCGACCCCAGGTACACGCCCGGCATCCTGCGCACCCTGCGCAAGCACGACGTCCGGGCGATGTTCTTCCTGTGCGGTGAAATGGTCGATGCCTTCCCGCACTTGGTGCAGGCGATCGTCGACGACGGGCACGTCGTCGGCAACCACACCTGGTCCCACCCCCAGCTGACCCGGATGTCCCGGGCCGCGGTGCGCGACGAGATCGTGCGCACCAGCGAGGCGATCGAGGAGGTGACCGGCGAATCCCCCCAGTGGTTCCGGGCTCCCTACGGTGCCTGGAACCGGGCGGCCTTCGAGGTCGGCGCCGAGCTCGGCATGGAGCCCCTGGCGTGGACCGTGGACAGCCTGGACTGGACGGAGCCGGGCACCGGCACCATCATCCGCAACGTCATGGCGGGCGCCGGCCCCGGCGTGGTGGTGCTGTCCCACGACGCGGGCGGCAACCGGTCCCAGAGCGTGCGCGCCCTCGGCACCTACCTGCCCGAACTCCTCGACTCCGGCTACCGGATCAGCCTGCCCCGCCGCCGCGCCATGTGA